Proteins encoded together in one Cicer arietinum cultivar CDC Frontier isolate Library 1 chromosome 4, Cicar.CDCFrontier_v2.0, whole genome shotgun sequence window:
- the LOC140920198 gene encoding aspartic proteinase 36-like, which produces MVPSQIHYTLNLQSIYVNGKQLPINPNVFAPSYDQGIIVDSGTTLTYIVQEAYNPIIHADDTTWCIGFQKVEKGLTIFRGFITP; this is translated from the exons ATGGTCCCATCGCA GATTCATTACACCTTAAATCTTCAGAGCATTTATGTCAATGGTAAACAACTCCCAATTAATCCAAATGTATTTGCACCCTCTTACGACCAAGGAATTATAGTCGATAGTGGTACAACATTAACCTATATTGTTCAAGAAGCTTATAATCCTATCATTCATGCG GACGACACAACGTGGTGCATAGGTTTCCAGAAAGTTGAAAAAGGACTCACAATATTCAGAG GATTCATTACACCTTAA